One window of the Stegostoma tigrinum isolate sSteTig4 chromosome 16, sSteTig4.hap1, whole genome shotgun sequence genome contains the following:
- the LOC125459634 gene encoding eotaxin-like, whose product MRTALCVATVVLGALATCSIQDGVSAAPAGSVTFDCCENFKTTRIPHKRLVSFTRTVGCSTPSIIFTNRRKMRICTRASEKWVQNAVAYLEKKLGIES is encoded by the exons ATgaggacagcactgtgtgtagcTACTGTTGTGCTGGGAGCACTGGCAACCTGCTCGATCCAAGATGGTGTTTCTGCTGCACCAG CCGGCTCTGTCACTTTCGATTGCTGTGAGAACTTTAAGACCACTCGCATTCCTCATAAACGGCTCGTAAGCTTCACCAGGACGGTTGGCTGCTCCACTCCCTCTATCAT CTTCACAAACAGGAGGAAGATGAGAATTTGTACGAGAGCCAGTGAGAAGTGGGTTCAAAATGCAGTGGCATATCTGGAGAAGAAATTGGGGATTGAAAGCTAG